One genomic window of Rhizomicrobium sp. includes the following:
- a CDS encoding class I SAM-dependent methyltransferase, whose protein sequence is MTVALAHEAAGQAGEALAAAWTLLDAAPDDRQAKALVARLLLDSPDLIAPDRASSLHALLGDAEVDPWFIGPAGWILLSRETPLLRASAAPADVARWLETNLLAQQLLRETHVTNLDVEISLTALRRWLLLTDCWPAFPRSVAALAAQTVRNDGAWLFDAEEEERLGTQGDADIARAYRPPPPPFAVARPAHADPTTRAVAGQYESWPYPAWSRIMVSKTTILPRLLEKLDPGGPGGAPLRAEILVAGCGTGREAAIWARQCPDADITAIDISEASLRYGAERCAAAGLRNITFLALDLHDVASLQTRFDAIICSGVLHHLPDPEAGWEALLRALKPGGVMRVMVYSAVARLRIRAARTLITDLAAQPVDADLLRAVRRRLIEKAPALVAGSPDFYTLASVFDLLLHRHEDAFDVPRIARAIERLGLVFLGYALPPRRRAARFRAGTPIGTLYRDIAAWGRLERDDPFLFSQMYDFWCRKPLS, encoded by the coding sequence ATGACCGTCGCGCTGGCGCACGAGGCGGCTGGGCAAGCCGGCGAAGCGCTCGCGGCGGCATGGACCCTCCTGGACGCCGCGCCGGACGATCGGCAGGCGAAGGCGCTCGTCGCGCGCCTGCTTCTGGACAGCCCGGATCTGATCGCGCCGGACAGGGCGTCGTCCTTGCATGCCCTCTTGGGCGACGCGGAGGTCGATCCGTGGTTCATCGGCCCGGCCGGTTGGATTCTGCTTTCGCGCGAAACGCCTCTCCTGCGGGCGTCGGCGGCGCCGGCCGATGTGGCGCGGTGGCTGGAGACCAACCTGTTGGCCCAGCAGTTGCTGCGCGAGACGCATGTCACGAATCTGGATGTCGAAATTTCCCTGACGGCGCTTCGCCGCTGGCTGCTGTTGACGGATTGCTGGCCCGCGTTTCCGCGTTCGGTCGCGGCGCTGGCGGCGCAGACCGTTCGAAACGACGGCGCCTGGCTTTTCGATGCCGAAGAGGAAGAACGCCTCGGCACGCAAGGCGACGCGGACATCGCGCGCGCCTACCGGCCGCCGCCGCCGCCTTTCGCCGTCGCGCGGCCGGCCCATGCCGACCCGACAACCCGCGCTGTCGCGGGTCAATACGAATCCTGGCCGTATCCGGCGTGGTCTCGCATCATGGTCTCCAAGACCACAATCCTGCCGCGCTTGCTCGAGAAACTCGACCCCGGCGGCCCGGGCGGCGCGCCCCTGCGAGCGGAGATCCTGGTCGCCGGCTGCGGCACCGGGCGCGAGGCGGCGATCTGGGCGCGCCAATGTCCGGACGCCGACATAACGGCGATCGACATAAGCGAGGCCAGCCTGCGCTACGGAGCGGAGCGCTGCGCGGCGGCGGGATTGCGCAATATCACGTTTCTCGCGCTCGATCTTCACGACGTCGCGTCGCTGCAAACCCGGTTTGACGCCATCATCTGCAGCGGCGTGCTCCATCACCTGCCCGATCCGGAGGCCGGATGGGAGGCGCTCCTGCGCGCGCTCAAGCCCGGCGGCGTCATGCGCGTGATGGTCTACAGCGCGGTGGCGCGGCTGCGGATACGGGCGGCGCGGACCCTGATCACCGATCTGGCGGCGCAGCCCGTCGACGCCGATCTGTTGCGCGCGGTGCGGCGGCGCCTGATCGAGAAGGCACCGGCTTTGGTGGCGGGATCGCCCGACTTCTACACGTTGGCCAGCGTGTTCGACCTGCTGCTGCACCGGCATGAAGACGCCTTCGACGTGCCGCGCATTGCGAGGGCGATCGAGAGGCTGGGACTTGTCTTTCTGGGATACGCCCTGCCGCCGC
- a CDS encoding RiPP maturation radical SAM C-methyltransferase has translation MPLEDEDRPDVCLVVPPFDAINFPALGPSVLAAACRARGLRTELLYGSMLLASRIGYEAYKAVCDSPMSLLLGEHLFLPHAYPETPERPLARPARLPKELRDLRDRLAPAIGPYQEALARRIVALNPRILGISSTFQQNLAAAGLALLVKQAAPHIVVVMGGANVAGPMGTGLAGVFPWIDHLFVGEADFEFPDFCERLVRDNVRPQERLVKCAPIDDFTRVFAPDFSDYFSALRQFQRDGLLPPELPEFLTMESSRGCWWGEKHHCTFCGLNGEGMEFRQKPAGRVLDEIRTLTSAWDAKRFFLADNIMPLGYFKTLLPALAAWPERPRLFYEVKANLRDEQIQAMAKAGIDAIQPGIESLSSNVLKLMRKGVSGLQNLSLLRSCKSMGTRVAWNYLYGLPGESLEDYESVLRLMPKIEHLQPPSGLNRIIVDRFSPYHNTPEQFGIESIAPVRGYEGLYPADAPLADIAYHFTGSYSTPLLEDKDTLARLQLAIGVWKHQWSRMDRLPALRVVDNGGGDLAIADTRRVAVAGLTVLPRRMFEVLKYFERPRPSEGLDGAMANDVRFLLERHFVVEHEGLLLAVVTRSHAPVRREALHPVAEAAA, from the coding sequence ATGCCCCTTGAAGACGAAGACCGGCCGGACGTCTGCCTCGTTGTCCCGCCCTTCGACGCGATCAATTTTCCGGCGCTCGGCCCCTCGGTGCTTGCCGCGGCATGCCGCGCGCGCGGCCTTCGGACCGAGCTTCTGTATGGCAGCATGCTGCTGGCCTCGCGGATCGGCTACGAGGCCTACAAGGCGGTGTGCGATTCGCCGATGAGCCTGCTTCTGGGCGAACATCTCTTTCTGCCACATGCCTATCCCGAGACGCCGGAGCGCCCGCTGGCGCGGCCGGCCCGGCTTCCTAAAGAGCTTCGGGACCTGCGCGACCGGCTGGCGCCCGCCATCGGTCCCTATCAGGAGGCGCTGGCGCGCCGCATCGTCGCGCTCAATCCGCGCATTCTCGGCATCTCTTCCACCTTCCAGCAGAATCTCGCGGCGGCGGGGCTGGCGCTCCTGGTCAAGCAGGCGGCGCCGCATATCGTCGTCGTCATGGGCGGAGCCAATGTCGCCGGCCCGATGGGCACGGGCCTGGCGGGCGTCTTCCCCTGGATCGATCATCTCTTCGTCGGCGAAGCCGATTTCGAATTTCCGGATTTCTGCGAGCGCCTGGTGCGCGACAACGTCAGGCCGCAAGAGAGGCTCGTCAAATGCGCGCCGATCGACGATTTCACCCGCGTCTTCGCGCCGGACTTTTCCGACTATTTTTCGGCGCTGCGCCAATTCCAGCGCGATGGGCTCTTGCCGCCGGAGCTTCCGGAGTTTCTCACCATGGAGAGCTCGCGCGGCTGCTGGTGGGGCGAGAAGCATCACTGCACGTTCTGCGGCCTGAACGGCGAGGGCATGGAATTCCGCCAGAAGCCCGCCGGCCGCGTGCTGGACGAGATCCGGACGCTGACGTCGGCCTGGGACGCCAAGCGGTTCTTCCTGGCGGACAACATCATGCCGCTCGGCTATTTCAAGACGCTGCTGCCGGCGCTCGCGGCCTGGCCGGAACGCCCGAGGCTGTTCTACGAGGTGAAGGCCAATCTGCGCGACGAGCAGATCCAGGCCATGGCGAAGGCCGGCATCGACGCGATCCAGCCCGGCATCGAATCGCTGTCCTCGAATGTCCTGAAGCTGATGCGCAAGGGCGTGTCGGGGCTGCAGAACCTTTCCCTGCTGCGCTCCTGCAAGTCGATGGGGACACGGGTGGCGTGGAACTATCTGTACGGGCTGCCGGGCGAAAGCCTCGAAGACTATGAATCGGTGCTGCGGCTGATGCCGAAGATCGAGCATCTCCAGCCGCCGTCCGGCCTGAACCGGATCATCGTCGATCGCTTCAGCCCCTATCACAACACGCCGGAGCAGTTCGGCATCGAAAGCATCGCGCCGGTCCGGGGCTATGAGGGGCTTTATCCCGCCGACGCGCCGCTGGCCGACATCGCCTATCATTTCACCGGCAGCTATTCGACGCCGCTGCTGGAGGACAAGGACACGCTCGCCAGGCTGCAACTGGCGATCGGGGTGTGGAAGCATCAATGGTCGCGGATGGATCGCCTGCCGGCGTTGCGCGTCGTGGACAATGGCGGCGGCGACCTCGCGATCGCCGACACAAGGCGCGTCGCCGTCGCGGGCCTCACCGTCCTGCCCCGCCGGATGTTCGAGGTGCTGAAATATTTCGAGCGGCCCCGGCCGTCCGAGGGACTGGACGGCGCGATGGCCAACGATGTGCGGTTTCTTCTCGAACGGCATTTCGTGGTGGAGCATGAGGGGCTGCTGCTGGCCGTCGTGACGCGGTCCCACGCGCCCGTGCGGCGCGAAGCGCTGCATCCCGTGGCGGAAGCGGCGGCCTGA
- a CDS encoding NAD(P)-dependent alcohol dehydrogenase: MNADLLTITAAVARRPGEPFSIEQLKLEPPRPDEVLVRIVAAGMCHTDLKTKDGPHMPHPMVLGHEGAGVVERVGSAVHKLQPGDPVVLTFMSCGRCSRCLRGEPAYCELIMPLCFGGAREDGSTATHGADGPIHDHFFGQSSFATYALASERNAIKVPKDAPLELLGPFGCGLPTGAGAVINALKVGVGQSLAVFGAGAVGMAAIMAARIVGATTIVAVDLFDSRLDLARELGATDVVSGRAPDQVAQIMAATSGKGVDFALDATGTDKVMATAMQVLAHRGTCGFVGGAAPGATTAVDLGWLMTGGRTLRGILEGDAVPDQFIPALIELHRQGRFPFEKLVKVYELNDINRAAHDSESGKVIKPVIRMPA; the protein is encoded by the coding sequence ATGAACGCCGATCTGCTGACCATTACCGCCGCGGTGGCGCGCCGGCCCGGCGAGCCCTTCAGCATCGAGCAATTGAAGCTCGAGCCGCCCCGGCCGGACGAGGTCCTGGTCCGGATCGTCGCCGCCGGCATGTGCCACACCGATCTGAAGACCAAGGACGGCCCGCACATGCCGCATCCGATGGTGCTGGGGCACGAGGGCGCCGGCGTGGTGGAGCGGGTCGGCTCCGCGGTGCACAAGCTCCAGCCAGGCGATCCGGTGGTCCTCACCTTCATGTCTTGCGGCCGTTGTTCCCGCTGCCTGCGCGGCGAGCCCGCCTATTGCGAGTTGATCATGCCGCTCTGCTTCGGCGGCGCGCGCGAAGACGGCTCGACCGCGACGCATGGCGCGGACGGCCCCATCCACGACCATTTCTTTGGCCAGTCGTCCTTCGCGACCTATGCCCTGGCGAGCGAGCGCAACGCGATCAAGGTTCCCAAGGACGCGCCGCTGGAATTGCTGGGGCCGTTCGGCTGCGGCCTGCCGACGGGTGCCGGCGCGGTGATCAACGCGCTCAAGGTCGGGGTCGGCCAAAGCCTGGCGGTGTTCGGCGCCGGCGCGGTCGGCATGGCCGCGATCATGGCCGCCCGGATCGTCGGCGCGACGACGATCGTCGCGGTCGATCTGTTCGACAGCCGGCTGGACCTGGCGCGCGAGCTCGGCGCGACGGATGTCGTGAGCGGCCGCGCGCCTGATCAGGTCGCGCAGATCATGGCCGCGACATCGGGGAAGGGCGTGGATTTCGCGCTGGACGCCACGGGCACGGACAAGGTCATGGCCACGGCGATGCAGGTCCTGGCTCATCGCGGCACCTGCGGCTTCGTCGGCGGCGCGGCGCCGGGCGCGACCACGGCGGTCGATCTCGGCTGGCTGATGACCGGCGGCCGCACGCTGCGCGGCATCCTCGAAGGCGACGCGGTGCCGGACCAATTCATCCCCGCGCTCATCGAGCTGCACCGCCAGGGCCGCTTTCCCTTCGAGAAGCTGGTGAAGGTCTACGAGCTGAACGACATCAACCGGGCCGCGCATGACAGCGAGAGCGGCAAGGTCATCAAGCCGGTGATCCGCATGCCGGCCTGA
- a CDS encoding malate synthase G, with protein sequence MTEMLDKAGLGVAAPLVRLIEDQVLPATGLEPDRFWSGVAAIFARFAPLNRALLAKRDELQRTIDAWHEARRDRAFDAAEYQTFLRDIGYLVEEPRPFAITSVKVDDEVARLAGPQLVVPVLNARFLLNAVNARWGSLYDALYGTDALAGPRKSGSYDPERGALVIARAKEFLDAAVPLATGSHTAATGYTIEGGALRPALKDPAALAGYSGDPANPASILLKHNGLHIELLLDRAHPIGKTDRAGVADVVLESALTTIVDLEDSIAAVDADDKVAAYANWLGVMRGDLEASFDKGGRAMTRTLHPDRVFAAPSGGTLTLPGRSLLFVRNVGHLMTTPAVLLADGSEAPEGILDAIVTSLVGLFDVKGLGRHRSSRAGSIYIVKPKMHGPQEAAFTNDLFDAVEDLLGLEPHTVKVGVMDEERRTSANLAACIEAVKGRLVFINTGFLDRTGDEIHTSMRAGAMVRKGQMRSETWIQAYEDRNVRIGLACGLAGKAQIGKGMWAAPDRMADMLEQKIGHPRAGANTAWVPSPTAATLHALHYHQVDVFARQKEIASEAVPPLDDLLKIPVAPGRNWPAAEIREELDNNAQGILGYVVRWVDQGIGCSKVPDIHDVGLMEDRATLRISSQHMANWLLHGVCTAEEVEAALRRMAAKVDGQNAGDPAYRPMAGHESESLAFQAARALVFEGVGQPNGYTEPLLHAFRARVKARGG encoded by the coding sequence ATGACCGAGATGTTGGACAAAGCCGGCCTTGGCGTCGCCGCGCCGCTGGTGCGGTTGATCGAAGACCAGGTTCTGCCGGCGACCGGCCTCGAACCGGACAGGTTCTGGAGTGGTGTGGCGGCGATCTTCGCGCGCTTCGCTCCGCTCAACCGGGCGCTTCTTGCGAAGCGCGACGAGCTGCAGCGGACGATAGACGCCTGGCACGAGGCGCGCCGCGACCGGGCGTTCGATGCTGCGGAGTACCAGACCTTTCTGCGCGACATCGGCTATCTGGTCGAGGAGCCCCGGCCCTTCGCGATCACATCGGTCAAGGTCGATGACGAGGTGGCGCGGCTGGCCGGACCGCAACTGGTCGTGCCGGTGCTGAACGCGCGCTTTTTGCTCAATGCGGTCAACGCGCGCTGGGGCAGTCTCTATGACGCGCTGTACGGGACCGACGCCCTTGCGGGCCCGCGCAAATCCGGCAGCTATGATCCGGAGCGCGGGGCGCTGGTGATCGCGCGGGCCAAGGAATTTCTCGATGCGGCGGTTCCGCTCGCTACGGGGAGCCATACCGCCGCGACCGGTTACACCATTGAAGGCGGCGCATTACGGCCCGCGCTGAAAGACCCGGCGGCGCTGGCCGGCTATAGCGGCGATCCGGCGAACCCGGCATCCATCCTGCTCAAGCACAACGGCCTGCATATCGAGCTGCTGCTGGATCGTGCGCATCCCATCGGCAAGACCGATCGCGCCGGCGTGGCGGATGTGGTTCTGGAATCGGCGCTGACGACCATCGTCGATCTGGAGGATTCCATCGCGGCGGTCGATGCGGACGACAAGGTCGCGGCTTATGCCAATTGGCTGGGCGTGATGCGCGGCGACCTGGAGGCCAGCTTCGACAAGGGCGGGCGGGCGATGACCCGCACGCTCCATCCCGACCGGGTGTTCGCGGCGCCAAGCGGCGGGACGCTCACCTTGCCGGGCCGTTCGCTGCTGTTCGTGCGCAATGTCGGCCATCTGATGACCACGCCGGCCGTGCTGCTGGCCGATGGCAGCGAGGCGCCGGAAGGCATCCTCGATGCCATCGTCACCAGCCTGGTCGGGCTCTTCGATGTCAAAGGCCTTGGCCGTCACAGGAGCAGCCGCGCCGGCTCCATCTACATCGTCAAGCCGAAGATGCATGGGCCGCAGGAAGCGGCGTTCACGAACGATCTGTTCGATGCCGTGGAGGACCTCTTGGGGCTCGAGCCTCATACGGTGAAGGTCGGCGTGATGGACGAGGAGCGGCGGACCTCCGCGAACCTCGCGGCATGCATCGAAGCGGTCAAAGGCCGGCTGGTGTTCATCAACACCGGATTCCTCGACCGCACGGGCGACGAAATCCATACCTCGATGCGCGCCGGCGCGATGGTGCGCAAGGGACAGATGCGCAGCGAGACCTGGATCCAGGCCTATGAGGACCGCAATGTGCGGATCGGCCTGGCCTGCGGCCTCGCGGGCAAGGCGCAGATCGGCAAGGGGATGTGGGCGGCGCCGGACCGCATGGCCGACATGCTGGAGCAGAAGATCGGCCATCCGCGCGCCGGCGCGAACACCGCCTGGGTACCGAGCCCGACGGCGGCGACGCTGCATGCCCTGCACTATCACCAGGTCGATGTTTTCGCCCGGCAGAAGGAGATCGCCAGCGAGGCCGTTCCGCCGCTCGACGACCTTCTGAAGATTCCCGTCGCGCCGGGGCGCAACTGGCCGGCGGCGGAGATCCGTGAGGAACTCGACAACAACGCGCAGGGCATCCTCGGCTATGTCGTGCGCTGGGTGGACCAGGGGATCGGCTGCTCCAAGGTGCCGGACATCCACGATGTCGGGCTGATGGAGGATCGCGCGACGCTGCGCATCTCGTCCCAGCATATGGCCAACTGGCTGCTGCACGGCGTGTGCACGGCTGAGGAGGTCGAGGCGGCGCTGCGGCGCATGGCGGCCAAGGTCGATGGGCAGAACGCAGGCGATCCGGCCTATCGGCCGATGGCGGGGCATGAGAGCGAGAGCCTCGCGTTCCAGGCGGCGCGCGCGCTGGTGTTCGAGGGCGTCGGCCAGCCCAATGGCTATACCGAGCCGCTCTTGCATGCCTTCCGCGCGCGCGTGAAGGCGCGCGGCGGTTGA
- the lpdA gene encoding dihydrolipoyl dehydrogenase — protein sequence MTEKITTKVLIVGGGPGGYVAGIRCGQLGLDTVLVEAERLGGTCLNVGCIPSKAIIHVAGEFEAMAHAAKAPLNGISLASAPAIDFAETVKWKDGVVKRLNTGVAGLLKRAKVRVVEGWANFSDAKTCTVKTRDGEVTIAAEHVILANGSVPVELPFLKFGGKVISSTQALSLPVLPKKLAVVGAGYIGLELGIAFRKLGVEVTVVEALDRILPLYDAQLVAPVAKWLEKNGVTLHLGAKAKGLGDAGLAAELKDGGTVDIAADNILVTVGRRPATEGWGLENMAVDLDGRFVKVDDQCRTAMKNVWAVGDLVGEPMLEHKAATQGEMVAEIIAGHKRRFDPVTIAAVCFTEPEIVSAGMSPHEAGEEDVITAVFPFMANGRALSMDGGDNGGFVRILARKSDHRVLGIQAVGAHVSELSNEFSLALEMGAVLEDIAGAIHVHPTLGEAFHESALRALGHAIHI from the coding sequence ATGACCGAGAAGATCACCACCAAGGTCCTCATCGTGGGCGGCGGGCCGGGCGGCTATGTCGCCGGCATCCGTTGCGGCCAGCTCGGCCTCGACACCGTGCTGGTGGAGGCGGAGCGGCTGGGCGGGACATGCCTCAATGTCGGCTGTATTCCTTCCAAGGCGATCATCCATGTCGCGGGGGAGTTCGAGGCGATGGCGCATGCGGCAAAGGCGCCGCTGAACGGCATCTCGCTCGCCAGCGCGCCGGCCATCGATTTCGCCGAGACCGTGAAGTGGAAAGACGGCGTGGTGAAGCGGCTCAACACCGGCGTGGCCGGGCTGCTCAAGCGCGCCAAGGTGCGGGTGGTCGAGGGCTGGGCGAATTTCTCCGACGCCAAGACCTGCACGGTGAAGACCAGGGACGGCGAGGTCACGATCGCGGCCGAGCATGTCATCCTTGCCAACGGCTCGGTGCCGGTGGAGCTGCCGTTCCTGAAATTCGGCGGCAAGGTGATCTCGTCGACGCAGGCGCTGTCGCTGCCCGTGCTGCCGAAGAAGCTGGCGGTGGTCGGCGCCGGCTATATCGGGCTGGAGCTTGGCATCGCGTTTCGCAAGCTGGGCGTGGAGGTCACGGTGGTCGAGGCGCTGGACCGCATCCTGCCGCTCTATGACGCGCAGCTTGTCGCGCCCGTCGCCAAATGGCTGGAGAAGAACGGCGTCACGTTGCATCTCGGCGCCAAGGCGAAGGGTCTCGGCGACGCCGGCCTTGCGGCGGAGCTGAAGGACGGCGGCACCGTCGATATCGCGGCGGACAATATTCTCGTAACGGTGGGGCGCCGGCCAGCGACCGAAGGCTGGGGGCTGGAGAACATGGCGGTCGATCTGGACGGCCGTTTCGTCAAAGTGGACGACCAGTGCCGCACGGCGATGAAGAACGTGTGGGCGGTGGGCGACCTCGTCGGCGAGCCGATGCTGGAGCACAAGGCCGCCACGCAGGGCGAGATGGTCGCCGAGATCATCGCCGGGCATAAGCGCCGCTTCGATCCCGTCACTATCGCGGCCGTCTGCTTCACCGAGCCGGAGATCGTCAGCGCCGGGATGAGTCCGCACGAGGCGGGCGAAGAGGACGTGATCACCGCCGTGTTCCCGTTCATGGCGAACGGACGGGCGCTGTCGATGGACGGCGGCGACAATGGCGGCTTCGTGCGCATTCTGGCCCGCAAGTCGGATCATCGCGTGCTCGGCATCCAGGCGGTCGGAGCGCATGTCAGCGAGTTGTCGAACGAGTTCTCCCTCGCGCTGGAGATGGGCGCGGTGCTGGAGGACATTGCCGGCGCGATCCATGTCCATCCGACGCTGGGCGAGGCGTTCCACGAATCCGCCCTGCGCGCGCTCGGGCACGCCATCCACATTTAA
- a CDS encoding dihydrolipoamide acetyltransferase family protein, producing MGRYVFKLPDVGEGTAEAEIVAWHVKVGDEIHEDQNMVDVMTDKATVEMTSPVTGKVVALHGEPGQMASVGSPLVELEVEGAGNAKGNSQAAPQKKAEAIAKPVAAPAAPKPEKVAAKPVAREAVHPATFVLEEGDRPLAAPAVRQRARDRGVDLRLVPGTGPAGRITHEDLDAYIAAGGRVAARGGGTSYALREGVEEVKVIGLRRRIAESMQNSKRRIPHFAYVEEIDMTELEDLRAHLNKTKRDDQPKLNVLPFLMRALVKVLPAYPQINARFDDEAGVVHRHAAVHIGIATQTANGLIVPVVRHAEARDVWDSALEVARVSAAARENKASKEELTGSTITITSLGALGGVATTPVINYPEVGIIGPNAIIERPVVRGGQIVVRKMMNLSSSFDHRVVDGFDAAEFIQKIKALLEHPATLFMD from the coding sequence CGACAAGGCGACAGTCGAGATGACCTCGCCGGTCACCGGCAAGGTCGTCGCGCTGCACGGCGAGCCGGGCCAGATGGCGTCGGTCGGATCGCCGCTGGTCGAGCTCGAAGTCGAGGGCGCGGGAAACGCCAAGGGCAACAGCCAGGCGGCGCCACAGAAGAAGGCCGAGGCCATCGCGAAGCCGGTCGCCGCGCCGGCGGCGCCGAAACCGGAAAAGGTCGCGGCGAAACCCGTCGCGCGCGAGGCCGTGCATCCGGCCACCTTCGTGCTGGAGGAAGGCGACAGGCCGCTCGCCGCGCCGGCGGTGCGCCAGCGCGCCCGCGACCGCGGCGTCGATCTGCGGCTGGTGCCGGGCACGGGACCGGCCGGCCGCATCACCCATGAGGACCTGGACGCCTATATCGCCGCGGGCGGGCGCGTCGCGGCGCGCGGCGGCGGCACGTCTTACGCGCTGCGCGAGGGCGTCGAGGAGGTGAAGGTCATCGGCCTGCGCCGCCGCATCGCCGAGAGCATGCAGAATTCCAAGCGGCGCATTCCGCATTTCGCCTATGTCGAGGAAATCGACATGACGGAACTGGAGGATTTGCGCGCGCATCTGAACAAGACCAAGCGCGACGACCAGCCGAAGCTGAACGTGCTGCCGTTCCTGATGCGGGCGCTGGTGAAAGTGCTGCCGGCCTATCCGCAGATCAATGCGCGGTTCGACGACGAGGCCGGCGTGGTGCACCGCCACGCGGCCGTCCATATCGGCATCGCGACGCAGACCGCGAACGGGCTGATCGTGCCCGTGGTCCGCCATGCCGAAGCGCGCGACGTTTGGGACAGCGCGCTCGAAGTCGCGCGGGTCTCCGCCGCGGCGCGCGAGAACAAGGCGTCGAAGGAAGAACTCACCGGCTCGACCATCACCATCACCAGCTTGGGCGCGCTGGGTGGCGTGGCGACCACGCCGGTCATCAACTATCCGGAGGTCGGCATCATCGGGCCGAACGCGATCATCGAGCGCCCCGTCGTGCGCGGCGGCCAGATCGTGGTGCGCAAGATGATGAACCTGTCCTCGTCCTTCGACCACCGCGTGGTCGACGGCTTCGACGCGGCGGAGTTCATCCAGAAGATCAAGGCGCTGCTGGAACACCCCGCCACGCTGTTCATGGATTGA